A single window of Vibrio gazogenes DNA harbors:
- a CDS encoding peroxiredoxin C: MVLVGRKAPDFTAAAVLGNGEIVDAFNFAEFTKGKKAVVFFYPLDFTFVCPSELIAFDKRFEDFKAKGVEVIGVSIDSQFSHNAWRNTPVDKGGIGEVKYPLVADVKHEIVKAYDVEHPDAGVAFRGSFLIDEEGVVRHQVVNDLPLGRNIDEMLRMVDALNFHQKHGEVCPAQWEEGKAGMKESPDGVAAYLSEHTTDLDKK; encoded by the coding sequence ATGGTACTAGTTGGTCGTAAAGCCCCTGATTTTACTGCTGCTGCTGTTTTAGGTAATGGTGAAATTGTTGATGCATTCAACTTTGCAGAGTTTACTAAGGGTAAAAAAGCTGTTGTTTTCTTCTATCCACTAGACTTTACATTCGTTTGCCCATCAGAGTTAATCGCATTTGACAAGCGCTTTGAAGACTTCAAAGCGAAAGGCGTTGAAGTGATCGGTGTATCAATCGACTCTCAATTCTCACACAACGCATGGCGTAATACCCCAGTTGATAAAGGCGGTATCGGTGAAGTGAAATATCCACTGGTCGCTGATGTCAAACATGAAATCGTAAAAGCATACGATGTTGAACATCCAGATGCAGGTGTTGCTTTCCGTGGTTCTTTCCTGATCGATGAAGAAGGTGTTGTTCGTCACCAAGTCGTGAATGATCTGCCACTTGGTCGTAACATCGACGAAATGCTGCGTATGGTTGATGCATTGAACTTCCACCAAAAACACGGTGAAGTTTGCCCGGCACAATGGGAAGAAGGCAAAGCAGGCATGAAAGAATCACCAGACGGTGTTGCCGCTTACCTATCTGAGCACACAACAGATTTAGATAAGAAATAA
- the secF gene encoding protein translocase subunit SecF, translating into MFQILKAKQAINFMRWSKFAFVLSTLLIVASIVTISMKGFNWGLDFTGGTLIEVTFEQPADLAQVRSALEAKGFGDATVQNFGSAKDVMVRLRPRDNVASEALGNQIISAINTATGQHVEMRRIEFVGPNVGDELTEAGGMAILVSLLCILMYVSMRFEWRLSAGAVLSLAHDVTITLGVFSFLQIEVDLTIVAALLTVVGYSLNDTIVVFDRIRENFRKMRKGESDEVMNNSITQTLSRTLITSGTTLFVVIALFVEGGAMIHGFALALLLGITVGTYSSIYVASALALKLGIKREHLLQPQVEKEGAEFDERP; encoded by the coding sequence ATGTTTCAAATTCTAAAAGCAAAGCAAGCGATCAACTTTATGCGTTGGTCGAAGTTTGCCTTCGTCCTTTCCACGTTACTGATTGTGGCGTCTATAGTGACAATCTCGATGAAGGGATTTAACTGGGGGCTCGATTTTACCGGTGGTACGCTGATTGAAGTCACTTTTGAGCAACCGGCAGATCTTGCACAGGTCAGGAGTGCGCTTGAGGCGAAAGGTTTTGGCGATGCAACGGTGCAAAACTTTGGTTCTGCCAAAGATGTGATGGTTCGCCTCCGTCCGCGTGATAATGTTGCCAGTGAAGCTTTAGGCAACCAGATCATTAGCGCAATCAATACTGCGACAGGGCAGCATGTTGAAATGCGTCGTATCGAGTTTGTCGGTCCTAATGTGGGTGATGAACTGACTGAAGCAGGCGGGATGGCAATCCTGGTATCGCTTCTTTGTATCCTGATGTATGTGTCGATGCGATTTGAATGGCGTTTATCTGCCGGGGCAGTTTTATCTTTGGCGCATGATGTGACCATTACCCTCGGTGTATTTTCGTTCTTACAGATCGAAGTCGATCTGACGATCGTCGCAGCATTGCTGACGGTGGTGGGGTACTCATTGAACGATACCATCGTTGTCTTTGACCGGATTCGTGAGAATTTCCGTAAAATGCGGAAAGGAGAATCTGACGAAGTGATGAATAATTCAATTACACAGACGCTGAGCCGGACTTTAATTACCTCTGGTACAACGTTATTTGTGGTGATTGCTTTGTTCGTTGAAGGTGGGGCGATGATTCATGGGTTTGCACTGGCACTGTTACTTGGTATCACTGTCGGGACATACTCTTCAATCTACGTTGCTTCTGCGCTGGCCTTAAAACTAGGGATTAAACGTGAGCACTTACTTCAACCACAAGTTGAGAAAGAAGGTGCAGAGTTTGATGAACGCCCTTAA
- the aceA gene encoding isocitrate lyase, translating into MTLTRRQQIEALEKDWATNPRWQHVKRTYSAEEVVALRGSVMPEYTLSQRGADKLWSLVNGQAKKGYVNCLGALTGGQAVQQAKAGIEAIYLSGWQVAADNNTASAMYPDQSLYPVDSVPAVVKRINSAFRRADQIQWSNDMTPEDEGGIDYFLPIVADAEAGFGGVLNAYELMKHMIEAGAAGVHFEDQLASVKKCGHMGGKVLVPTQEAVQKLIAARLAADVAGTTTLVIARTDANAADLLTSDCDPYDQDFIIGERTAEGFYRVKAGIEQAISRGLAYAPYADLVWCETAKPDLEEARRFAQAIHEQYPDQLLAYNCSPSFNWEKNLDAETIRHFQQSLADMGYRYQFITLAGIHNMWYNMFDLAHAYAQGEGMRHYVEKVQRPEFEAAERGYTFVAHQQEVGTGYFDRVTNTIQGGQSSVTALTGSTEEDQF; encoded by the coding sequence ATGACTTTGACTCGTCGTCAACAAATTGAAGCGCTAGAAAAAGACTGGGCAACCAATCCACGCTGGCAACATGTGAAACGGACTTATTCAGCCGAGGAAGTCGTCGCATTACGGGGATCGGTTATGCCGGAGTATACCCTGTCACAGCGTGGTGCTGATAAACTTTGGTCGTTGGTTAATGGTCAGGCGAAAAAAGGCTACGTCAACTGTTTGGGAGCGTTGACCGGCGGACAGGCGGTTCAACAAGCCAAAGCCGGTATTGAGGCGATTTACTTGTCGGGGTGGCAAGTGGCTGCAGATAATAATACCGCTTCAGCAATGTATCCGGATCAATCCCTCTACCCGGTGGACTCTGTGCCTGCGGTCGTCAAAAGAATTAACAGTGCATTCCGGCGTGCCGACCAAATCCAGTGGTCAAATGATATGACACCTGAAGATGAGGGCGGGATCGACTATTTTCTGCCGATTGTTGCCGATGCAGAGGCTGGTTTTGGCGGCGTTCTTAACGCTTACGAACTGATGAAACATATGATTGAAGCTGGCGCGGCTGGGGTCCATTTTGAAGATCAACTGGCATCGGTGAAAAAATGTGGTCACATGGGCGGTAAAGTGTTGGTGCCGACTCAGGAAGCCGTCCAAAAGTTAATTGCAGCCCGCCTTGCTGCTGACGTGGCTGGCACGACGACACTGGTCATTGCGCGAACCGATGCGAATGCAGCCGATTTATTGACCTCTGATTGTGATCCTTATGATCAGGACTTTATTATCGGAGAGCGGACGGCTGAAGGGTTTTATCGGGTGAAAGCGGGGATTGAACAAGCTATTTCTCGTGGTTTGGCCTATGCGCCTTACGCTGATTTAGTCTGGTGTGAAACAGCTAAGCCTGATTTAGAAGAAGCGCGGCGTTTTGCGCAGGCGATTCATGAGCAGTATCCGGATCAGTTACTGGCATACAACTGCTCTCCTTCTTTTAACTGGGAGAAAAATCTCGATGCAGAAACGATTCGTCACTTCCAACAGTCTCTTGCTGATATGGGATATCGCTATCAATTCATCACTTTAGCAGGGATTCATAACATGTGGTACAACATGTTTGATTTAGCCCATGCTTATGCACAGGGAGAAGGGATGCGCCACTACGTTGAAAAAGTTCAGCGACCAGAGTTTGAAGCCGCAGAGCGAGGGTATACTTTCGTTGCTCATCAACAGGAAGTCGGAACCGGTTATTTTGACCGTGTGACCAATACGATTCAGGGGGGGCAGTCCTCGGTGACCGCACTGACGGGGTCAACGGAAGAAGATCAATTCTGA
- the tgt gene encoding tRNA guanosine(34) transglycosylase Tgt, giving the protein MKLKFELKKKQGNARRGQITFERGTVQTPAFMPVGTYGTVKGMTPEEVKDTGAEILLGNTFHLWLRPGQEVMKMHGDLHDFMNWQGPILTDSGGFQVFSLGDIRKITEEGVHFRNPVNGEKIFMDAEKSMEIQNDLGSDIVMIFDECTPYPATHAEAKQSMEMSLRWAKRSRNHFDHLENPNSLFGIVQGGVYEDLRDVSVAGLTALDFDGYAVGGLAVGEPKEDMHRILEHTCPQLPEDKPRYLMGVGKPEDLVEGVRRGIDMFDCVMPTRNARNGHLFVTGGVIKIRNAKHKTDTTPLDPHCDCYTCKHYSKSYLHHLDRCNEILGARLNTIHNLRYYQRLMESIRQAIEADRFDAFVEEFYARRERAVPPLAKA; this is encoded by the coding sequence GTGAAGTTAAAATTTGAACTGAAAAAGAAACAAGGAAATGCCCGGCGCGGGCAGATTACTTTTGAACGAGGAACCGTACAGACCCCTGCATTTATGCCGGTCGGTACTTACGGCACCGTTAAAGGCATGACCCCTGAAGAGGTCAAAGATACAGGTGCAGAAATCTTATTAGGCAACACATTCCACCTTTGGCTGCGCCCGGGGCAGGAAGTGATGAAAATGCACGGTGATTTGCATGATTTCATGAATTGGCAAGGCCCGATTCTGACTGACTCTGGTGGTTTTCAGGTCTTTAGTCTGGGTGATATTCGTAAAATCACCGAAGAAGGGGTGCACTTCCGTAATCCGGTGAATGGTGAAAAAATCTTTATGGATGCGGAAAAGTCGATGGAAATTCAGAACGATCTCGGGTCTGACATCGTGATGATTTTCGACGAGTGTACACCGTATCCGGCCACACACGCTGAAGCAAAACAGTCGATGGAAATGTCATTGCGCTGGGCAAAGCGTTCGCGAAACCATTTTGACCATTTGGAAAACCCGAACTCACTATTTGGTATTGTGCAGGGCGGCGTGTATGAAGATTTACGCGATGTTTCTGTTGCAGGCCTGACAGCGCTCGATTTTGACGGGTATGCTGTCGGAGGTTTGGCTGTCGGTGAACCCAAAGAAGATATGCACCGCATTCTGGAACATACGTGTCCACAATTACCTGAAGATAAACCTCGTTATTTGATGGGCGTCGGAAAACCGGAAGATTTGGTCGAAGGGGTTCGGCGTGGGATCGATATGTTTGATTGTGTGATGCCGACTCGTAATGCCAGAAATGGTCATTTGTTTGTGACTGGTGGTGTGATAAAAATTCGTAATGCGAAGCACAAAACGGATACAACACCGTTAGATCCACATTGTGATTGCTATACATGTAAACATTATTCTAAGTCTTATTTGCATCATCTGGATCGTTGTAATGAGATTTTGGGAGCTCGTTTGAACACTATCCATAATCTTCGCTATTATCAGAGACTCATGGAAAGTATTCGTCAGGCGATTGAAGCGGATCGGTTTGATGCGTTTGTCGAGGAATTTTATGCTCGTAGAGAGCGTGCTGTTCCGCCACTTGCAAAAGCCTGA
- a CDS encoding hydrogen peroxide-inducible genes activator: MNKWPSLKQIHYLVTLYETRHFSEAAERCFVSQSTLSKGIQTLEELIGCPLYEKKDKKSPLVFTHAGEQVVRQGRELLAKGQDLIEMGKLCQGDLMEGQLRVGCIPTIAPFLLGDLVQEVNIRFPKLHLLLREDTTTNLLQGLRHGELDVLVLALPVDIGNMESRIVGKDPFRMIISKSQADRIPVPIRYDDLPDESVFLLENEHCLTEHAVSACQLTEKEKINPFMATSLHTLVQMVANGLGTTFIPQMAIQHGLLDNQNLVVVEPPGQSAFRLIGLVWRPSSSRTQVFHQLSEVVSELL, encoded by the coding sequence ATGAATAAATGGCCGAGTTTAAAGCAAATTCATTACTTGGTAACCCTGTATGAAACACGCCATTTCAGCGAAGCCGCTGAACGTTGTTTTGTCAGTCAGTCTACGCTGAGTAAAGGTATTCAGACGCTGGAAGAGCTGATTGGGTGTCCTTTATATGAGAAAAAGGATAAGAAGAGCCCACTTGTCTTTACTCATGCTGGTGAGCAGGTGGTTCGTCAGGGCCGAGAATTACTCGCCAAAGGGCAAGATTTGATTGAGATGGGGAAACTCTGTCAGGGCGATTTAATGGAAGGCCAGCTCAGAGTCGGCTGTATCCCGACCATTGCTCCGTTTCTCTTGGGTGATCTGGTTCAAGAAGTCAATATTCGCTTTCCTAAACTTCATTTATTATTGCGAGAAGATACCACAACCAATTTGCTGCAAGGCCTGCGCCATGGCGAACTGGATGTACTGGTCTTAGCTTTACCTGTTGATATCGGCAATATGGAAAGCCGAATTGTCGGTAAAGATCCCTTCCGAATGATTATCAGTAAAAGTCAGGCGGATCGCATTCCGGTACCGATTCGTTATGATGACTTGCCGGATGAATCTGTATTTCTGTTAGAGAACGAACACTGTTTGACTGAGCACGCGGTGTCAGCTTGTCAGTTAACGGAAAAAGAAAAAATTAATCCCTTCATGGCAACCAGTTTGCACACGCTCGTACAAATGGTCGCGAATGGGTTGGGCACGACGTTTATTCCACAGATGGCTATTCAGCATGGTTTGCTGGATAACCAGAATCTGGTGGTTGTTGAGCCGCCCGGTCAAAGTGCATTTCGTCTGATTGGTTTAGTCTGGCGGCCGAGCTCTTCTCGCACTCAGGTTTTTCATCAATTATCTGAAGTCGTTTCAGAACTCCTTTAG
- the yajC gene encoding preprotein translocase subunit YajC translates to MSLISVAHAAGEGAPQGGGFEMLIMLAVFAVIFYFMIYRPQAKRAKEHKNLMSSMTKGDEVLTSGGLIGKITKIADDNDFITIELNPNNPVVIKKDFVTAVLPKGTLKSL, encoded by the coding sequence ATGAGTTTAATTTCTGTTGCCCACGCGGCGGGCGAAGGCGCACCACAAGGTGGTGGTTTTGAAATGCTGATCATGCTGGCTGTGTTTGCTGTCATCTTCTATTTCATGATCTATCGACCACAAGCCAAACGTGCCAAAGAACATAAAAATCTGATGTCTTCGATGACAAAGGGTGATGAAGTATTAACCAGTGGTGGTTTGATTGGCAAAATTACTAAAATTGCTGATGATAATGATTTCATCACGATCGAATTGAACCCGAATAATCCTGTTGTAATTAAAAAGGATTTCGTTACTGCAGTGTTGCCAAAAGGTACGCTTAAATCTCTATAA
- the aceB gene encoding malate synthase A: MMEPLADENTLSCEQQKVLERLNIHGSVPEAQSYIISSAAQLFLAELCARFAPHVKTLLQRRLDRQQSIDQGTLPHFLPETQSIRDGQWKILGIPQDLQDRRVEITGPTDRKMVINALNANVKVFMADFEDSMSPVWSKMLEGQINLQDAVNGTIRYVQPETGKSYQLCDDPAVLICRVRGLHLREKHVTFEQQPIPGALFDFALYFFNNYQALLKKGSGPYFYIPKLQSHQEAKWWSDVFHFTEAYFGLNTGTIKATVLIETLPAVFEMDEILFAMKEHIVGLNCGRWDYIFSYIKTLKNYPDRVLPDRQVVTMDKPFLSAYSRLLVRTCHRRGAFAMGGMAAFIPAKDAAQNLQVQEKIRQDKLLEGTNGHDGTWVAHPGLADTAMAVFNEVLGRHPNQLNVMREDDAPITAEELLQPCAGERTEQGMRHNIRVALQYIEAWISGNGCVPIYGLMEDAATAEISRTSIWQWIQHHKTLDNGEVVTKALFERYLAEELEIVREEIGAERFDQGRFSEAAQLMKRLTTSDELTAFLTVPGYDYLA, encoded by the coding sequence ATGATGGAACCACTTGCTGATGAAAACACGCTCTCTTGTGAGCAACAAAAAGTACTTGAACGACTCAATATTCACGGCAGTGTGCCTGAAGCGCAGTCTTACATTATCTCATCGGCGGCACAGCTCTTTTTGGCTGAGCTTTGTGCTCGTTTTGCGCCTCACGTCAAAACCTTATTGCAGCGTCGTCTCGACCGTCAGCAAAGCATTGATCAGGGGACATTACCTCACTTCTTACCGGAAACTCAGTCTATTCGCGACGGGCAGTGGAAAATTTTAGGTATTCCCCAAGATTTGCAGGATCGGCGGGTTGAAATTACCGGGCCGACCGACCGGAAGATGGTGATTAACGCACTGAATGCGAATGTAAAAGTGTTTATGGCTGATTTTGAAGACTCAATGTCTCCGGTCTGGTCCAAAATGCTGGAAGGACAAATTAACCTTCAGGATGCCGTCAATGGCACCATCCGTTATGTACAACCGGAAACCGGTAAATCTTATCAGTTATGTGATGACCCCGCGGTACTGATATGCCGGGTGCGTGGCCTGCATCTGCGAGAAAAACATGTCACTTTTGAACAACAGCCGATTCCCGGTGCGCTATTCGATTTTGCACTCTATTTTTTCAACAATTATCAGGCGTTACTGAAAAAAGGGAGTGGTCCTTATTTCTATATTCCTAAACTGCAAAGCCATCAGGAAGCAAAGTGGTGGAGTGATGTCTTTCATTTCACCGAAGCGTATTTCGGCCTGAATACCGGTACGATCAAAGCCACTGTGTTGATTGAAACGCTGCCGGCCGTATTTGAAATGGATGAAATCCTGTTTGCTATGAAAGAGCATATTGTCGGCCTGAATTGTGGCCGCTGGGACTATATTTTCAGCTATATCAAAACGTTGAAGAACTATCCGGATCGCGTATTGCCTGACCGTCAGGTCGTGACGATGGATAAGCCTTTCCTCAGTGCCTATTCCCGTCTGTTGGTTCGGACGTGCCACCGACGTGGTGCATTCGCGATGGGCGGCATGGCGGCTTTCATTCCGGCCAAAGATGCTGCCCAGAACCTTCAGGTTCAGGAAAAAATTCGTCAGGACAAATTGCTGGAAGGCACCAATGGCCATGACGGGACTTGGGTGGCTCATCCTGGTCTTGCCGATACCGCCATGGCTGTTTTTAACGAGGTGCTTGGTCGTCATCCCAACCAATTAAACGTCATGCGCGAGGATGACGCTCCGATTACCGCGGAAGAATTACTTCAGCCTTGTGCAGGAGAGCGAACCGAACAGGGAATGCGACATAACATTCGGGTCGCATTGCAATATATCGAGGCTTGGATTTCCGGGAATGGTTGTGTACCGATTTATGGCCTGATGGAAGATGCGGCAACAGCAGAGATTTCCCGGACGTCTATCTGGCAATGGATTCAGCATCATAAAACATTGGATAACGGGGAGGTTGTGACGAAAGCTTTGTTCGAGCGTTATCTGGCTGAGGAGCTTGAAATTGTGCGCGAAGAAATCGGAGCAGAGCGGTTTGATCAGGGGCGATTTAGTGAAGCGGCTCAACTGATGAAACGTCTGACGACCAGTGATGAGTTAACGGCATTTTTAACGGTGCCGGGATACGACTATCTGGCGTAA
- the secD gene encoding protein translocase subunit SecD, translating into MLNRYPLWKYLMVALIIAISALYALPNIYGEDPAVQITGARGASVDMATLDTVTQSLDKAHLSYKSAALENGSVLVRFNSTDTQLSARDTIREALDRNMIVALNLAPLTPHWLESIGATPMKLGLDLRGGVHFLMEVDMDAAMDKLLTQEEDAFRTELREAKIRYRAVHTVDNKRLEVVLRNEEQANEAVNILQPKHRDMTISATESKGRYVLKAVYTEARLQEIRNYAVEQNITILRNRVNELGVAEPLVQRQGANRIVVELPGVQDTARAKEILGATATLEFREVDTSVDLAAAAAGRVPPGTEVKLDRQGRPVVLKKRVILSGSSITDASSSADEYGRPQVNISLDSEGGSKMAAFSEKNIGKLMATVFAEYKDSGRKTPKGKVILTKHEEVINQATIQSALGRSFRITGIDSSAEAHNLALLLRAGALIAPISIVEERTIGPSMGQQNIDMGVQACVWGLLAVMLFTALYYRKFGLIANLALVANLVLIVGVMSMIPGATMTLPGIAGIVLTVGMAVDANVLIFERIREELVEGRNPQQAIHQGYANAFSTIADANITTLITAIILFAVGTGAIKGFAVTLSIGILTSMFTAIIGTRCVVNLLYGGKRIKKLSI; encoded by the coding sequence GTGCTGAACCGTTACCCATTATGGAAGTATCTGATGGTGGCATTGATTATTGCCATCTCTGCATTGTATGCACTTCCGAATATTTACGGTGAAGATCCAGCTGTTCAAATAACAGGGGCGCGTGGCGCCTCCGTTGATATGGCAACGCTGGATACTGTCACCCAATCGCTTGACAAAGCGCACCTTTCATACAAATCAGCTGCTTTAGAAAACGGCTCTGTTCTTGTCCGGTTCAATAGTACCGATACCCAACTGAGTGCTCGGGATACGATTCGGGAAGCGCTTGACCGTAATATGATCGTGGCGTTGAACCTTGCACCATTGACCCCCCATTGGCTGGAGTCTATCGGTGCGACACCGATGAAGCTGGGGCTGGATTTACGCGGTGGCGTACATTTCCTGATGGAAGTGGATATGGATGCCGCGATGGACAAATTGCTGACTCAGGAAGAAGATGCCTTCCGAACCGAACTTCGGGAAGCAAAGATTCGTTATCGCGCGGTTCATACGGTTGACAACAAACGTTTGGAAGTCGTGTTACGTAATGAAGAGCAGGCCAATGAGGCTGTCAATATTCTTCAACCAAAACATCGGGACATGACTATCTCAGCGACTGAAAGCAAAGGTCGTTATGTGCTGAAAGCGGTGTATACCGAAGCTCGTCTGCAAGAAATCCGTAATTACGCGGTTGAGCAGAACATTACGATTTTAAGAAACCGGGTGAATGAACTTGGTGTTGCCGAGCCATTAGTGCAGCGTCAGGGAGCCAACCGTATTGTGGTTGAACTGCCTGGTGTCCAGGATACTGCTCGCGCAAAAGAGATTTTGGGTGCGACGGCAACATTGGAATTCCGTGAAGTTGATACCAGTGTTGATCTGGCAGCCGCTGCTGCCGGACGTGTCCCACCGGGAACAGAGGTCAAACTTGACCGTCAAGGTCGTCCGGTTGTGCTGAAAAAACGGGTGATTCTGAGTGGTTCCAGTATTACCGATGCAAGCTCTAGTGCTGATGAATATGGCCGACCTCAGGTGAATATTTCTCTCGATAGTGAAGGTGGCAGTAAAATGGCTGCATTTTCCGAGAAGAATATCGGTAAATTGATGGCAACTGTTTTTGCTGAGTATAAAGACAGTGGTCGTAAGACACCGAAAGGAAAAGTCATCCTGACGAAGCACGAAGAAGTGATTAACCAAGCGACGATTCAATCGGCTTTGGGACGTAGTTTCCGGATTACGGGAATCGATTCTTCTGCAGAAGCACACAATCTGGCATTGCTGCTTCGTGCCGGTGCTCTGATCGCGCCGATTTCTATTGTTGAAGAGCGGACAATCGGTCCGTCTATGGGACAACAGAATATCGACATGGGAGTTCAGGCATGTGTCTGGGGGCTGCTTGCTGTCATGCTGTTTACCGCACTTTACTATCGTAAGTTCGGTCTGATTGCTAATTTAGCGCTGGTGGCAAACTTAGTCTTAATTGTCGGAGTGATGTCGATGATCCCCGGAGCAACGATGACATTGCCGGGCATTGCAGGGATTGTATTGACTGTCGGTATGGCAGTGGATGCGAACGTGCTGATCTTTGAGCGGATCCGTGAAGAACTTGTTGAAGGGCGTAATCCGCAACAGGCGATTCATCAGGGATATGCCAACGCATTTAGCACCATTGCTGATGCGAATATCACAACGTTAATCACTGCGATTATCTTGTTTGCGGTCGGAACAGGTGCAATCAAAGGATTTGCTGTGACGTTGTCCATTGGTATTCTGACTTCAATGTTTACTGCCATTATTGGGACACGTTGTGTGGTGAACTTGCTTTATGGCGGCAAGCGGATTAAGAAATTGTCGATCTAA
- the queA gene encoding tRNA preQ1(34) S-adenosylmethionine ribosyltransferase-isomerase QueA, producing MQVSDFHFDLPDELIARYPKAERTSSRLLQLNGETGAVEDGTFTDVLNLVRPGDLLVFNNTRVIPARMFGRKASGGKIEVLVERMLDEHSILAHVRSSKAPRAGSALLLGENDDYPATMVARHDALFEIRLETEVTVLDVLNAIGHMPLPPYIDRPDEDADKERYQTVYNEKPGAVAAPTAGLHFDTDLLEQIAAKGVEMAYVTLHVGAGTFQPVRVENINDHHMHAEYVEVPPAVVDAINATRQRGGRVIAVGTTSVRSLESAAQQALKNGTALAPFFGDTEIFIYPGYEYQVIDCLITNFHLPESTLIMLVSAFAGYENVMAAYRHAVEQKYRFFSYGDAMFIEKRQHERT from the coding sequence ATGCAAGTTTCCGATTTTCATTTTGACTTACCTGATGAGCTGATAGCTCGATACCCAAAAGCGGAACGGACATCGAGTCGTCTGTTACAGCTCAACGGCGAGACGGGAGCCGTTGAAGATGGAACCTTCACCGATGTTCTGAATCTGGTGCGGCCGGGAGATTTACTGGTGTTCAATAACACACGAGTTATCCCGGCACGCATGTTTGGTCGAAAAGCTTCGGGTGGCAAGATTGAAGTGCTGGTTGAGCGAATGCTGGATGAACACAGCATACTGGCTCACGTCCGATCTTCAAAAGCGCCACGTGCCGGCAGTGCATTATTGCTGGGAGAGAATGACGACTATCCGGCTACAATGGTTGCGCGTCATGATGCCTTGTTCGAGATTCGTCTGGAGACTGAAGTAACAGTGCTGGATGTTTTGAATGCTATCGGGCACATGCCTTTACCACCTTATATTGACCGGCCTGATGAAGACGCAGATAAAGAGCGTTATCAAACCGTCTACAACGAAAAACCGGGTGCAGTTGCCGCGCCAACGGCAGGGTTACATTTTGATACTGATTTGCTTGAACAAATTGCGGCAAAAGGTGTCGAAATGGCTTATGTTACGCTCCATGTCGGTGCCGGTACCTTTCAGCCTGTCCGGGTTGAAAACATCAATGATCACCACATGCACGCTGAATATGTTGAAGTGCCTCCCGCCGTTGTGGATGCAATTAACGCGACGCGTCAACGAGGTGGTCGAGTCATTGCGGTCGGAACCACGTCGGTTCGTTCGTTAGAAAGTGCCGCACAGCAGGCGTTAAAAAACGGTACAGCGTTGGCGCCTTTCTTTGGGGATACCGAGATATTCATTTATCCGGGATATGAATATCAGGTGATTGATTGTCTGATTACCAATTTTCACCTGCCGGAATCAACGCTGATCATGTTGGTGAGTGCTTTTGCCGGTTATGAAAATGTGATGGCAGCGTATCGTCATGCTGTTGAGCAAAAATATCGCTTCTTTAGTTATGGTGATGCGATGTTTATTGAAAAGCGTCAGCATGAAAGAACATGA
- a CDS encoding CBS domain-containing protein has protein sequence MIKIEDMMTRHPHTLTPTDTIEDARAFMEKYEIHHIPVVDQHQKILGIVSQRDILQAQHSCLNRDISPSTILLSHPLSEIMHTHMITVSPDAGLKESALFMQKHKVGCLPVIENDRLVGIITDNDFVAIAINLLELQEEAEPDEIEGENMDTL, from the coding sequence ATGATCAAGATTGAAGACATGATGACTCGCCATCCACATACCCTGACCCCGACAGATACCATAGAAGATGCCCGGGCATTTATGGAGAAGTATGAAATTCACCATATTCCGGTGGTCGATCAACACCAGAAAATTCTGGGTATCGTGTCACAGAGAGACATTTTACAAGCTCAGCATTCCTGCCTGAATCGTGATATTTCTCCTTCAACAATCTTACTCTCTCATCCATTATCTGAAATCATGCATACGCATATGATCACGGTTTCCCCCGATGCAGGGCTGAAAGAAAGTGCCTTGTTTATGCAAAAACACAAGGTCGGTTGTCTCCCCGTGATCGAAAATGATCGCTTGGTTGGGATCATCACCGACAACGACTTTGTTGCGATTGCCATTAATCTACTCGAATTACAAGAAGAAGCCGAACCCGATGAGATCGAAGGCGAGAATATGGATACCCTTTAG